Part of the Tolypothrix sp. PCC 7910 genome, GCTTTGAAATTAAAGAAGCCGTCAACGGCGAAGCGGCGATCGCACTTTGGGAAAGTTGGGCACCTCATTTCATTTGGATGGATATCCGAATGCCTGTAATGAACGGCTTTGAAGCCACTCAACACATTAAAGCTGTAGGTAATCCCGCCCCGATAATTGTGGCTTTAACTGGTAGCGCCTTTGAAGAAGACAGATTAACAGCCTTATCCTTGGGCTTTGATGACTTTGTGAGGAAACCATTCCGAGCAAATATCATTTTTGAGAAAATGGCAGAGTACTTGGGTGTGCGTTATGTTTACGCTGACGAGGCGAATAAACAGCACAACATCGAAATCGGCTCTACGGTAGCTAATGGTGCATCCGCCACAGGTAATTTATTAACAGTTGCAGACTTAGAAGTAATGCCTAGTGAATGGATTGAACAACTGCATCAAGCAGCGCTAAGAGTTAATAGTAAAGAAGTTCTGAGATTAATTCAGCAAATTCCGCAAAAAAGCGATCGCCTTGCCAAAGCCTTGACTGATTTAGTTGATCGCTTTGGTTTTGAAGAGATGATCGAATTAACCAAACAGCAGCAGAAAGCATTTAAATAGTATACGGATTCATGAAAAACTCCACCCACAAGGGGATATGGGGTATGGGAAAGATATTGCCGTGTACCACCACAAGCCCCATGCGACTATCCAGATAATTTTGCATTTTAGATTCTGGGATTTTGGATTTTATTGAGTGCGATCGCCTATATTCAATAGCCCCAAAGTCAGGAATTAGTGAAGATTGGCATAGATGCTGAGAAACAACCGCTCAAAGAGACTTGACTAGCCGAATCGGGCTTTTAAAACCCCGAATTTTCTGTTCGTTTCTGAAGGCTGAGTAACGTTTGTATAGTCGCAAAACTATATCTACCAAGGCCAAAACCCAAAATTTTCATGCTAATAGAGATTACATCAATTCTGAAAATTATGTTTTTTACCGATTCTTAGCTTGGGGAGTTTTGCTAAGTTCGGGGCTGCTATTACAATGGAAACTGATCGATATGAGGATACATCAAGAATGACCCAAGTGGTTTTAGGAGAGAACGAAGGAATAGATTCAGCACTGCGTCGGTTTAAACGCCAGGTTTCCAAAGCTGGAATATTAGCTGACGTTAAGTATCATCGGCACTTTGAAACACCGTTAGAAAAGCGTAAACGTAAGGCAGTAGCAGCTAGACGTAAACGCCGTTTTAAATAAACTTATTACTGGTAGTGCTAAAGGCTGGCTTGTTCTAGATATCGGCTCCCGTACTCACTATATTGATGGTACTCACGGTGTGGGCAAGGTATCGAGGACAAAATAACCTGATAAGGAACAGAGATGGCTGCTAAAGTCTAGCCTGGAATCTCTTAAAGGTTGCAAGGCCTCCAGACGCTGTATAAGACTCATGGGATTTTGAGCCAAACATTTAGCAATGAATGCACCCCATAGAGCAACGGTGAGCGAGTTTTGCAGCTCCGACTTAGGCCTGTGGGCAAGTCGGAGTAGTACACGCAAGCAAAAAACACTTCCATGATTGTCAAAAAAAATCACAAAGACTTACCGCACCCCTGATAGGGGTGTGAGTTAGTCTATTTGTATAAATTTGCTGGGTCTCAAGTGTGTGAGTATGGTTGGATGGAGTAGGGGACAATCGCTGCCCATCAACCAAATTCAAACAATCAACTAAGATTCTGAAATCTCAATAGTGCGGCTGTTACAACGGTTCATTGCTTTTTCTACTCCTTGTTTGAGGCTAAGTTCTATACACTCAACTACAAACTGAAGTACAAGTGACATTGTTTGATTTTCGGTGGCTGTAAAACGTCCTAGCACATGGGAAACAGCTCCCGAATCATCGTTATTAGCTGCACCTTTTGGTTTCCCAATACCAATGCGTAACCGTGGAAAATTTTGGGAACTTAAATGAGCGATCGCACTTTTCATACCATTATGACCCCCAGCAGAACCAGACAAACGGAGGCGAGTCTTTCCTAACGGTAAATCCATCTCATCGTAAACTACCAAAACCGACTCGGGCGGCAATTTATACCAACTAGTTACTGCTTGTATTGCTTGTCCTGAGCGATTCATGTAAGTTAATGGCTTCAGCAAGCGGATTTTACCCCCTACAGGCGCAACCCCTTCACCATACTCGCCTTGAAACTTTTTATTTTCTGCTAAAGGAATTTGCCAAGCACGTGAGAGTGCATCAACGGCTGCAAAGCCAATATTGTGGCGCGTTTGGTCATACTTAGGCTCTGGATTTCCCAACCCGACAATTAGCTGGGGAATCACCAAAGCTGGTTTTGTAACAGCCTCTGTCATTTTGACTCTCATCAATCAATTTTGGATTTTGGTCGCATCGGTGCGATTCCCGCAC contains:
- the rpsU gene encoding 30S ribosomal protein S21 yields the protein MTQVVLGENEGIDSALRRFKRQVSKAGILADVKYHRHFETPLEKRKRKAVAARRKRRFK
- the pth gene encoding aminoacyl-tRNA hydrolase, which translates into the protein MTEAVTKPALVIPQLIVGLGNPEPKYDQTRHNIGFAAVDALSRAWQIPLAENKKFQGEYGEGVAPVGGKIRLLKPLTYMNRSGQAIQAVTSWYKLPPESVLVVYDEMDLPLGKTRLRLSGSAGGHNGMKSAIAHLSSQNFPRLRIGIGKPKGAANNDDSGAVSHVLGRFTATENQTMSLVLQFVVECIELSLKQGVEKAMNRCNSRTIEISES